Proteins encoded within one genomic window of Providencia huaxiensis:
- a CDS encoding DNA cytosine methyltransferase: protein MATIVNTKLGEHRGKKRVWLEGQKLLREGYYPGMKYDLELKDSQVVLRVKEEGKFTISKRERNGRVSPIIDLTVQELATVFDGVEMLRVFIRNGAIVISAHHQQERVIERVNRLISKLENGESLSVCSLFHGGGVLDKAIHAGFHKAGIASAISVAVEMEGKYLDSSLANNPELWNEDSIVIESPIQAVNLSKRPPQVDVLMGGIPCTGASKSGRSKNKLEFAESHEAAGAMFFNFLQFVEALNPAVVLIENVPEYQNTASMEVIRSVLSSLGYSLQERILDGNEFGVIERRKRLCVVALSHGIDGFELEKVQPVRTKESRIQDILEPVPLDSERWKSFDYLAEKELRDKAAGKGFSRQLLTGDDEFCGTIGKDYAKCRSTEPFIVHPEQPELSRIFTPTEHCRVKGIPEELIQGLSDTIAHQILGQSVVFPAFEALALALGNSLWSWVGMMPIMVEVVDESQPVIGGEDFHWATALVDAKGTLKLSPAAKKQGMPFNIMDGQLAVYSPNGTKKSCGHEPCEYLPVMMSGDAIMVTSSLVH from the coding sequence ATGGCTACTATCGTAAACACCAAGTTAGGAGAACATCGAGGCAAGAAGCGCGTCTGGCTGGAAGGCCAAAAGCTACTGCGTGAAGGTTACTATCCTGGCATGAAGTATGATCTGGAGCTGAAAGATTCCCAGGTTGTGCTTCGCGTCAAAGAGGAGGGTAAGTTCACCATCAGTAAGCGCGAGCGCAATGGCCGGGTGTCTCCAATCATCGATCTGACCGTGCAGGAGCTTGCTACCGTTTTTGACGGTGTAGAGATGCTCCGCGTGTTCATCCGTAACGGCGCAATTGTGATCTCTGCTCACCATCAACAAGAGCGAGTGATCGAGCGCGTCAACCGGCTTATCAGTAAGCTGGAGAATGGAGAATCGCTTTCGGTATGCAGCCTCTTTCATGGGGGTGGTGTGCTTGATAAAGCGATTCACGCCGGTTTTCACAAGGCGGGAATTGCCAGTGCCATATCTGTGGCCGTGGAGATGGAAGGGAAATATCTCGATTCGTCTTTGGCAAATAACCCGGAGCTTTGGAACGAAGATTCTATTGTTATCGAATCGCCAATCCAGGCTGTGAATCTCAGCAAACGCCCACCACAGGTGGATGTTTTGATGGGGGGCATACCGTGTACCGGCGCGTCAAAGTCAGGTCGCAGTAAGAACAAGTTGGAGTTTGCCGAATCGCATGAGGCGGCAGGTGCCATGTTCTTCAACTTCCTGCAATTCGTAGAAGCGCTAAACCCAGCCGTTGTGCTGATTGAGAACGTGCCTGAGTACCAGAACACCGCTTCGATGGAAGTGATTCGTTCGGTGCTCTCTTCGTTGGGTTACTCCCTACAAGAGCGCATTCTCGACGGCAATGAGTTTGGGGTTATTGAGCGCCGCAAGCGTCTTTGTGTTGTTGCGCTTTCCCACGGGATCGACGGGTTTGAACTTGAGAAGGTTCAGCCTGTTCGCACCAAGGAAAGTCGCATACAGGACATCCTGGAGCCAGTTCCGCTCGATTCTGAACGTTGGAAGTCATTTGACTATCTGGCTGAGAAGGAGTTGAGAGACAAAGCTGCTGGCAAGGGGTTCTCTCGCCAGCTTCTGACTGGCGACGATGAGTTTTGCGGCACCATAGGTAAGGACTATGCAAAATGCAGAAGTACCGAACCTTTCATTGTTCATCCAGAACAGCCGGAGTTGTCTCGCATCTTTACACCGACAGAACATTGTCGAGTGAAAGGGATACCAGAGGAACTCATCCAAGGTCTGTCGGACACTATTGCCCACCAGATTCTCGGGCAATCGGTAGTCTTTCCCGCGTTCGAGGCTTTAGCCCTCGCATTAGGGAACAGCCTGTGGAGCTGGGTTGGAATGATGCCAATCATGGTCGAAGTCGTGGATGAATCACAGCCGGTGATCGGTGGTGAAGACTTCCATTGGGCAACGGCATTGGTTGACGCAAAGGGCACTCTCAAGCTGTCACCGGCAGCGAAAAAACAGGGGATGCCCTTCAACATTATGGATGGTCAATTGGCTGTCTATTCACCTAACGGAACTAAAAAGAGCTGCGGCCATGAGCCTTGCGAATATCTCCCGGTAATGATGTCCGGAGACGCAATCATGGTCACTTCATCTTTGGTTCATTAG